The Rhodocytophaga rosea genome has a segment encoding these proteins:
- a CDS encoding LytR/AlgR family response regulator transcription factor: MKTVIIEDEPLAARDLKKLIQQADPQLEIEAVLPGLQAARNWFATHTEPDLLFMDIQLSDGVSFELFNMVRLECPVIFTTAYNEYAIRAFKVNSIDYLLKPIDENELVTALEKFKKLRQQNNLPELKQQLQSLLQDLPLASPAKKYKERLMAHYRNTLVPVQTDQISCLMKEELIYLLTFDNQRMISEFETLEEAEHVLNPSSFFRANRQYIIHMNSIENIRHGFNGKIIVKLKNPISMEIDISREKAASFKDWIN, encoded by the coding sequence ATGAAAACAGTTATTATAGAAGATGAACCCTTAGCCGCCAGAGACCTGAAGAAGCTAATTCAGCAGGCAGATCCACAACTGGAAATAGAAGCTGTTTTGCCAGGTTTACAGGCCGCCAGAAACTGGTTTGCCACTCATACTGAACCGGATTTGCTTTTTATGGATATTCAGCTTTCGGATGGAGTCAGTTTTGAATTATTCAACATGGTACGGCTGGAATGTCCGGTGATATTTACAACAGCCTATAATGAATATGCCATCCGGGCTTTTAAGGTAAACAGCATAGATTACCTGCTCAAACCTATTGACGAGAACGAATTAGTAACAGCTTTAGAAAAATTTAAAAAGCTCAGGCAGCAGAATAATTTACCAGAACTTAAACAGCAACTCCAGTCTTTACTGCAAGACCTGCCACTCGCCTCTCCGGCAAAAAAATACAAAGAGCGCCTGATGGCACATTACCGGAATACGCTGGTACCTGTACAAACAGACCAGATTTCCTGTCTGATGAAAGAAGAACTTATTTACCTTCTTACTTTTGATAACCAGCGGATGATCTCTGAGTTCGAAACCTTAGAGGAAGCTGAGCATGTATTGAACCCATCATCCTTTTTCCGGGCAAACCGGCAGTATATTATTCATATGAATTCAATTGAAAACATCCGGCATGGATTTAATGGAAAAATCATTGTAAAGCTCAAAAATCCGATTTCAATGGAGATCGATATAAGCCGCGAGAAAGCAGCTTCATTTAAAGACTGGATAAATTGA